One window of the Natronomonas marina genome contains the following:
- a CDS encoding metal-dependent hydrolase: protein MMLPTHALVGMALALPVAFAAPELAGPALLAGLLGGVFPDLDMYVEHRKSLHYPVYYSALAVPVVAVAGLVPSVATAFAAFFLVGAAVHSVADVFGGGLELRPWEATSDRAVYDHHGERWIEPRRWVRYDGSPGDLLLSGALAVPLLVTLEGLFYGVVVAALAVAVVYTAVRRLLPALAAALVEEVLSPRLPDHLLAYVPARYREADY, encoded by the coding sequence ATGATGCTCCCGACCCACGCCCTCGTGGGGATGGCGCTGGCGCTGCCCGTCGCGTTCGCAGCGCCGGAGCTGGCCGGTCCGGCCCTCCTGGCCGGGCTCCTCGGCGGGGTCTTCCCGGACCTGGACATGTACGTCGAACACCGGAAGTCGCTACACTACCCGGTGTACTACTCCGCACTCGCGGTTCCGGTGGTGGCGGTCGCCGGCCTCGTCCCGTCGGTGGCGACCGCCTTCGCCGCGTTCTTCCTCGTCGGGGCGGCCGTCCACAGCGTCGCCGACGTCTTCGGCGGGGGGCTGGAACTGCGGCCCTGGGAGGCGACCTCCGACCGCGCCGTCTACGACCACCACGGCGAGCGGTGGATCGAACCCCGGCGCTGGGTCCGCTACGACGGCTCTCCCGGCGACCTCCTGCTTTCGGGCGCACTCGCCGTGCCGCTTTTGGTGACCCTGGAGGGACTCTTCTACGGGGTCGTCGTCGCGGCGCTGGCCGTCGCGGTCGTCTACACGGCCGTCCGGCGCCTCCTGCCGGCGCTGGCGGCCGCCCTCGTCGAGGAGGTGCTCTCGCCGCGTCTCCCCGATCACCTGCTGGCGTACGTGCCCGCCCGCTACCGCGAGGCCGACTACTGA
- a CDS encoding helix-turn-helix domain-containing protein, whose protein sequence is MSPGIRAEVNVDPAGTCPVVETSIAAGAPAHSVSKAVPAGDPERVTEEFTIESDDPVTGTDVELSSVFEYGAATVYRFTRERGRGCPCELVERFDAPLADVRARKGSLRLVFHAADMAELQGIMGALQEAFPTVDVQRLLRSEHERPGDDLLFVDRGELTDRQQEVLETAHGMGYFDHPKGANAGEVADELDISRSTFAEHISAAQSKLFDAVLDT, encoded by the coding sequence ATGAGTCCGGGGATACGCGCGGAAGTGAACGTCGATCCGGCGGGCACCTGTCCCGTCGTCGAGACCTCGATCGCTGCCGGCGCACCGGCCCATTCCGTCTCGAAGGCCGTCCCAGCCGGGGATCCGGAGCGTGTGACCGAGGAGTTCACCATCGAGTCCGACGACCCCGTCACCGGGACCGACGTCGAACTGTCCAGCGTCTTCGAGTACGGCGCCGCGACCGTCTACCGGTTCACCCGCGAGCGCGGGCGGGGCTGTCCCTGCGAACTCGTCGAGCGGTTCGACGCCCCGCTCGCCGACGTCCGGGCCCGGAAGGGAAGCCTGCGGCTCGTCTTCCACGCGGCCGACATGGCGGAACTGCAGGGAATCATGGGCGCCCTCCAGGAGGCGTTCCCGACCGTCGACGTCCAGCGGCTCCTCCGCTCGGAGCACGAACGGCCCGGCGACGACCTCCTGTTCGTCGACCGGGGTGAGCTGACCGACAGACAGCAGGAGGTCCTCGAGACCGCACACGGGATGGGCTACTTCGACCACCCGAAGGGCGCCAACGCCGGCGAAGTCGCCGACGAACTCGACATCAGCAGGTCGACGTTCGCCGAACACATCTCGGCCGCACAGTCGAAGCTCTTCGACGCCGTCCTCGATACCTAA
- a CDS encoding winged helix-turn-helix domain-containing protein: protein MSSIRERSGRHEGTTGRPTSEPVDTMAALDALEDPDCRALLEATTGEALTAHELIEACDVPRSTTYRKVERLVAAGLLEERVRIRSDGKHASEYRRAFENVVVSLSASDGIEVGISGSAPGEA, encoded by the coding sequence ATGTCGAGTATCCGGGAACGGTCCGGCCGTCACGAAGGGACGACCGGGCGACCGACGAGCGAACCGGTCGATACGATGGCGGCGCTGGACGCGCTCGAGGACCCCGACTGCCGGGCGCTGCTGGAGGCGACCACCGGGGAGGCGCTGACCGCACACGAACTGATCGAGGCGTGTGACGTTCCGCGGTCGACGACCTACCGGAAGGTCGAACGGCTCGTAGCGGCCGGCCTCCTCGAGGAGCGGGTTCGGATCCGTTCCGACGGGAAACACGCCAGCGAGTACCGTCGTGCCTTCGAGAACGTCGTCGTCTCGCTGTCCGCTTCCGACGGCATCGAGGTCGGGATCTCGGGCTCGGCGCCCGGGGAGGCGTGA
- a CDS encoding DUF7560 family zinc ribbon protein, which yields MTTYVFTCSDCGQEIEVNGSMREAILSSGCPVCTEPVETADFETE from the coding sequence ATGACTACCTACGTGTTCACATGCTCGGACTGCGGGCAGGAGATCGAGGTCAACGGGTCGATGCGGGAGGCCATCCTCTCCAGCGGCTGTCCGGTCTGTACCGAGCCGGTCGAGACGGCCGACTTCGAGACGGAGTGA
- a CDS encoding pyridoxamine 5'-phosphate oxidase family protein: MAIDRRTEMSPEATEAFLGRQETGVLALARTDEPYAIPVSYGFDAEDRQFYMRLVSTPESEKRRFLASSPAARLVVYEEVDESYRSVIAIGTLERIDPDELTVEDIQQYGSAKRPLFEIWPKQKGDLDIELYRLTPETLSGRLVEVDREKN, from the coding sequence ATGGCCATCGACCGCCGTACCGAGATGTCCCCCGAGGCGACCGAGGCGTTCCTCGGTCGCCAGGAGACCGGCGTGCTGGCGCTCGCCCGGACCGACGAGCCGTACGCGATTCCCGTCTCCTACGGTTTCGACGCCGAAGACCGGCAGTTCTACATGCGGCTGGTATCGACGCCCGAAAGCGAAAAGCGGCGGTTCCTGGCGTCCTCGCCGGCCGCGAGGCTCGTCGTCTACGAGGAGGTCGACGAGAGCTACCGCAGCGTCATCGCTATCGGAACGCTCGAACGGATCGACCCGGACGAACTCACCGTCGAGGACATCCAGCAGTACGGATCGGCAAAGCGGCCACTGTTCGAGATCTGGCCGAAGCAGAAGGGCGACCTCGACATCGAGCTCTACCGGCTGACGCCCGAGACGCTGAGCGGCCGTCTCGTCGAGGTCGACCGCGAGAAGAACTGA
- a CDS encoding winged helix-turn-helix transcriptional regulator, which translates to MSNTTTRRLLAVLLALLVACSFAGAPAIAAAGSDSSVEDGVSSAFGSDDDTSDGNSTDSNSTDDGSTGEESADDADEESATDDAGGTDETDDASDRERDDDTAENVTEAVDETVNATTETIDGAAETVDGTTSGTAYRTFELIESTTDATDEQGSVGLPFDGTEGAESVPVDANEPNTRLSVREPATESDDRSSDDASDAYDAERAVASIGPDEPAALSAGASGGQPVPADAGGGVALGLGAIAAAAAVRSTPLVGAASGSGAGTAATGYLSSLLEKIKPFVFPLRYSRYDDSDPLEHEARERVYEIVDATPGSYLSAVSERADLPLSTTRHHMKVLEREGLVSGAKLRGKRRFYPAYTEDIELAAALNDDATADVIDALARLGAASVSDLADDLGRDPSTVSHHLQRLEEDGIVTRNREGRAVMNELAAEARDILEPETAPRPGEAADAAAD; encoded by the coding sequence ATGTCAAATACTACCACACGGCGACTGCTCGCCGTGCTGCTGGCGCTGCTCGTTGCCTGTTCGTTCGCGGGCGCGCCAGCCATCGCGGCGGCCGGGTCGGACAGTTCGGTCGAGGACGGCGTCAGCAGTGCGTTCGGTTCCGACGACGACACCTCCGACGGGAACTCGACCGACAGTAACTCGACCGACGACGGGTCGACGGGCGAGGAATCGGCCGACGACGCCGATGAGGAGAGCGCGACCGACGACGCCGGAGGGACGGACGAAACCGACGACGCCTCGGATCGGGAGCGCGACGACGACACCGCCGAGAACGTGACCGAGGCGGTCGACGAGACGGTCAACGCGACGACGGAGACCATCGACGGGGCCGCCGAGACGGTGGACGGAACCACCAGCGGGACCGCCTACCGGACGTTCGAACTCATCGAGTCCACCACGGACGCCACCGACGAACAGGGGTCGGTCGGTCTGCCGTTCGACGGCACGGAGGGGGCGGAATCGGTCCCTGTCGACGCGAACGAGCCGAACACCCGCCTCTCGGTCCGCGAGCCGGCAACCGAATCCGACGACCGGTCCTCGGACGACGCCTCGGACGCGTACGACGCCGAGAGAGCCGTTGCGAGCATCGGCCCCGACGAGCCGGCGGCTCTCTCGGCCGGCGCGAGCGGCGGTCAGCCGGTGCCGGCCGACGCGGGCGGCGGTGTCGCGCTCGGTCTCGGCGCGATTGCGGCCGCCGCGGCCGTCCGGTCGACGCCGCTGGTCGGCGCCGCGAGCGGTTCGGGCGCCGGAACGGCGGCCACGGGCTACCTCTCGTCGCTGCTGGAGAAGATCAAGCCGTTCGTCTTCCCGCTGCGGTACAGCCGGTACGACGACTCCGACCCGCTGGAGCACGAGGCGCGCGAACGCGTCTACGAGATCGTCGACGCGACGCCGGGGTCGTACCTCTCGGCGGTCAGCGAGCGGGCCGACCTGCCGCTGTCGACGACCCGACACCACATGAAGGTCCTCGAACGGGAGGGATTGGTCTCGGGGGCGAAGCTCCGCGGCAAGCGCCGGTTCTACCCCGCCTACACCGAGGACATCGAACTGGCCGCCGCCCTGAACGACGACGCGACGGCCGACGTCATCGACGCGCTGGCGCGACTCGGCGCCGCCTCCGTGAGCGACCTCGCCGACGACCTGGGCCGCGATCCGAGCACCGTCAGTCACCACCTCCAGCGGCTCGAGGAGGACGGGATCGTCACCCGAAATCGGGAGGGCCGTGCGGTGATGAACGAACTCGCCGCCGAGGCACGGGACATCCTCGAACCGGAGACGGCGCCGCGACCGGGCGAGGCCGCCGACGCCGCCGCCGACTGA
- a CDS encoding deoxyuridine 5'-triphosphate nucleotidohydrolase, with product MYRSGAFVAEQVTPTTDEQVQPNGVDLTLESVHEQREPGRIGRDGKEVGRRQRRRADPVVEGDSIDRVADENDTYYLPPGGYVVRYAEIVSVPDDHVGFVYPRSSLLRNSCMLDTAVWDAGYEGKGEGLLEVHHDIEIETGARIAQFVLAEADAEGTYDGSYQGENL from the coding sequence ATGTACCGCAGCGGTGCGTTCGTCGCCGAACAGGTCACGCCGACGACCGACGAGCAGGTCCAGCCCAACGGGGTCGACCTGACGCTGGAGTCGGTCCACGAACAGCGCGAACCGGGCCGTATCGGCCGCGACGGCAAGGAGGTCGGCCGCCGCCAGCGCCGCCGGGCCGACCCGGTCGTCGAGGGCGACTCCATCGACCGGGTGGCCGACGAGAACGACACCTACTACCTCCCGCCCGGCGGCTACGTCGTCCGGTACGCCGAGATCGTCTCGGTGCCCGACGACCACGTCGGCTTCGTCTACCCCCGGTCGTCGCTGCTGCGGAACTCGTGTATGCTCGACACCGCCGTCTGGGACGCCGGCTACGAGGGGAAAGGCGAGGGGCTTCTGGAAGTCCACCACGACATCGAGATAGAGACGGGCGCCCGCATCGCCCAGTTCGTCCTCGCGGAGGCGGACGCCGAGGGCACCTACGACGGTAGCTACCAGGGCGAGAACCTGTAG
- a CDS encoding DUF5783 family protein, which translates to MDADTFDEEKYAEYFPQLQQAYKNAFNRINERYDSTLVHGIDQQVLDESEPFYDDEEGFYLEVPDEPYERLTGVVVDEGKFDAVLEEYVAEIERELQRVFDA; encoded by the coding sequence ATGGACGCCGACACCTTCGACGAGGAGAAGTACGCCGAGTACTTCCCGCAGCTCCAGCAGGCGTACAAGAACGCCTTCAATCGGATCAACGAGCGGTACGACTCGACGCTGGTCCACGGCATCGACCAGCAGGTCCTCGACGAGTCCGAACCGTTCTACGACGACGAAGAGGGCTTTTACCTCGAGGTTCCCGACGAACCCTACGAGCGGCTCACGGGCGTCGTCGTCGACGAGGGGAAGTTCGACGCGGTGCTGGAGGAGTACGTCGCGGAGATAGAACGGGAGCTACAGCGGGTCTTCGACGCCTAG
- a CDS encoding NifU family protein, translating to MSTESADGNEELRERISNFLRRNFPQIQMHGGSAAIQNLDRESGEVTIMLGGACSGCGISPMTIQAIKSRMTEEIPEIDTVHADTGMDGGTEGMAGGQMSPSFPGEGGDDGDDEGPEAPF from the coding sequence ATGAGTACCGAATCCGCCGACGGCAACGAGGAACTCCGCGAGCGCATCAGCAACTTCCTCCGGCGCAACTTCCCCCAGATTCAGATGCACGGCGGCAGCGCCGCCATCCAGAACCTCGACCGCGAGTCCGGCGAGGTCACCATCATGCTCGGAGGCGCCTGCTCCGGCTGTGGCATCTCCCCGATGACCATCCAGGCCATCAAGAGCCGGATGACCGAGGAGATACCCGAGATCGACACCGTCCACGCCGACACCGGCATGGACGGCGGCACCGAGGGCATGGCTGGCGGCCAGATGTCGCCGTCCTTCCCCGGCGAGGGCGGCGACGACGGCGACGACGAGGGCCCCGAAGCCCCCTTCTGA
- a CDS encoding sulfatase, which translates to MSEPAGRNVLFVVMDTVRKDHLTPYGYDRPTTPTLDAFAEEALVYEEAVAQAPWTLPVHASMFTGLYPAEHTATQEAPYLPDDVGTLAQALSSAGYATACYSSNAWITPYTRLTAGFDRQDNFFEVLPGEALSGLAASLWQRVLDSRFRWVADRLVEMGNEIHEHLAGGEGADSKTPEIIDRVTAFADDNADDEWFAFINLMDAHLPYYPPEEYREQFAPGVDPEAVCQNSKEYNSGARAIDEAEFDDIRDLYDAEIRHIDAELGRLFDHLKETGQWEDTLVVVCSDHGELHGEHGLYGHEFAIYDPLVNVPLFVKHPDVEAGRTDEQVELLDLYDTVLESAAATDATGTVDARPFQPGRSLLSPGRDIDDGEYAFVDYHRPVVELNQLETKAADAGIDLEEDSRFYSRMRAARRPDGKYIRNERIADEAYRLDADPGEVDPLGREGTGTSGEAPRVDDPVLERVYAALERFEARAADEWDATATDAEAALDHMDEEAKERLQDLGYME; encoded by the coding sequence ATGTCGGAGCCCGCCGGTCGGAACGTGCTCTTCGTGGTCATGGACACGGTGCGGAAGGACCACCTCACGCCCTACGGGTACGACCGGCCGACGACGCCGACGCTGGACGCCTTCGCCGAGGAGGCGCTGGTCTACGAGGAGGCCGTCGCGCAGGCGCCGTGGACGCTGCCCGTCCACGCCTCGATGTTCACCGGCCTGTACCCGGCCGAACACACCGCGACCCAGGAGGCGCCCTACCTTCCTGACGACGTCGGGACGCTCGCGCAGGCGCTCTCCTCGGCCGGCTACGCGACGGCGTGTTACTCCTCGAACGCCTGGATAACGCCGTACACCCGACTGACGGCGGGCTTCGACCGGCAGGACAACTTCTTCGAGGTGCTGCCCGGCGAGGCGCTGTCCGGGCTGGCGGCGAGCCTCTGGCAGCGCGTCCTCGACAGCCGCTTCCGGTGGGTCGCCGACCGCCTCGTCGAGATGGGTAACGAAATTCACGAACACCTCGCCGGCGGCGAGGGCGCCGACTCGAAGACGCCCGAGATAATCGACCGGGTCACGGCCTTCGCCGACGACAACGCCGACGACGAGTGGTTCGCGTTCATCAATCTGATGGACGCCCACCTGCCGTACTACCCCCCCGAGGAGTACCGCGAGCAGTTCGCTCCCGGCGTCGACCCCGAAGCCGTCTGTCAAAACTCCAAGGAGTACAACTCGGGGGCCCGCGCCATCGACGAGGCGGAGTTCGACGACATCCGGGACCTGTACGACGCCGAGATACGCCACATCGACGCCGAACTCGGGCGCCTGTTCGACCACCTGAAGGAGACTGGCCAGTGGGAGGACACCCTCGTCGTCGTCTGCTCGGACCACGGCGAACTCCACGGCGAGCACGGTCTCTACGGCCACGAGTTCGCTATCTACGACCCCCTCGTGAACGTCCCGCTCTTCGTGAAACACCCCGACGTCGAGGCCGGCCGGACCGACGAGCAGGTCGAGTTGCTCGACCTCTACGACACGGTGCTGGAGTCGGCGGCCGCCACCGACGCCACCGGAACCGTCGACGCCCGCCCCTTCCAGCCGGGCCGGTCGCTGCTGTCTCCGGGCCGGGACATCGATGACGGCGAGTACGCCTTCGTCGACTACCACCGGCCGGTGGTGGAACTGAACCAACTGGAGACGAAGGCCGCCGACGCCGGCATCGACCTCGAGGAGGACTCGCGGTTCTACTCGCGGATGCGCGCGGCCCGCCGTCCCGACGGCAAGTACATCCGCAACGAGCGCATCGCCGACGAGGCCTACCGTCTCGACGCCGACCCCGGCGAGGTCGACCCGCTCGGCCGCGAGGGCACCGGGACCAGCGGCGAGGCCCCTCGCGTCGACGACCCCGTCCTCGAGCGGGTCTACGCCGCCCTCGAACGGTTCGAGGCCCGCGCCGCCGACGAGTGGGACGCCACCGCCACCGACGCCGAGGCAGCGCTGGACCACATGGACGAGGAGGCCAAAGAGCGCCTCCAGGACCTCGGCTACATGGAGTGA
- a CDS encoding ketopantoate reductase family protein, producing the protein MDVVVFGAGSLGSLVGGLLAREHDVTLVGREPHVSAVRESGLRIEGEIETTVYPAARLEAPAATDLAVVCVKAFDTPAAADALADVDLGVCCSLQNGMGNEATLAGRVEAPVLAGTCTYGALRPDPGVVRCTGVGEVVLGARAGGPSEVADRVGSAFEAAGIVTTVAGDMPRRLWEKLAVNAGINATTALARVDNGALLDGEAGPVAADAAREVARVARAEGVDLSAAAAESAVERVARATAANTSSMRQDVEAGRRTEVDAIGGYVLERADDHGVDAPVVETTTRLLRAWETGQGVR; encoded by the coding sequence ATGGACGTGGTCGTCTTCGGTGCCGGGAGTCTGGGGAGTCTCGTCGGGGGACTCCTCGCCCGGGAGCACGACGTGACGCTGGTCGGCCGCGAGCCGCACGTCTCGGCGGTCCGGGAGTCCGGCCTCCGCATCGAGGGCGAAATCGAGACGACGGTGTACCCGGCGGCGCGACTCGAGGCGCCGGCGGCCACCGACCTGGCCGTCGTCTGCGTGAAGGCCTTCGACACGCCCGCGGCCGCCGACGCCCTCGCCGACGTCGACCTCGGGGTCTGCTGTTCGCTCCAGAACGGGATGGGCAACGAGGCGACCCTCGCCGGGCGGGTCGAGGCGCCGGTGCTCGCCGGCACCTGCACGTACGGCGCCCTGCGGCCGGATCCGGGCGTCGTCCGGTGTACCGGCGTCGGCGAGGTCGTTCTCGGCGCGAGAGCGGGCGGGCCGTCCGAGGTGGCCGACCGGGTCGGGTCAGCCTTCGAGGCGGCGGGCATAGTGACGACCGTCGCCGGGGACATGCCCCGCCGGCTCTGGGAGAAACTGGCCGTCAACGCCGGTATCAACGCGACGACGGCGCTGGCGCGGGTCGACAACGGCGCCCTGCTGGACGGCGAGGCCGGCCCCGTGGCGGCCGATGCCGCCCGCGAGGTCGCCCGCGTCGCCCGCGCGGAGGGGGTCGACCTGTCGGCGGCGGCGGCGGAATCCGCGGTCGAACGGGTCGCCCGGGCGACGGCGGCCAACACCTCCTCGATGCGGCAGGACGTCGAGGCCGGCCGCCGGACCGAGGTCGACGCCATCGGCGGGTACGTCCTCGAACGGGCCGACGACCACGGGGTGGACGCCCCGGTCGTCGAGACGACGACGCGGCTGTTGCGGGCCTGGGAAACCGGACAGGGGGTCCGCTAA
- a CDS encoding DUF7130 family rubredoxin-like protein yields the protein MASEQRQRQVTFGETIYDRDGNELGRVRNLDDGGFYVTNREGVSTSEQAQSKAGEKTLMWRCGECGEVGDIEDVPAMCPSCGASGESINYLQED from the coding sequence ATGGCCAGCGAACAACGACAGCGGCAGGTCACGTTCGGCGAGACGATCTACGACCGGGACGGGAACGAACTCGGCCGCGTCCGGAACCTCGACGACGGAGGGTTCTACGTGACGAACCGGGAGGGGGTCTCCACCAGCGAGCAGGCCCAGAGCAAGGCCGGCGAGAAGACGCTCATGTGGCGGTGTGGCGAGTGCGGCGAGGTCGGCGACATCGAGGACGTGCCGGCGATGTGTCCCTCCTGTGGCGCCTCCGGCGAGAGCATCAACTACCTCCAGGAGGACTGA
- a CDS encoding iron-sulfur cluster assembly scaffold protein — translation MGPGSDMYRQQILDHYKNPRNYGELEDADIEHVGENPMCGDTIKMFLELADDDETIERVSFIGDGCAISQASASMLSRELRGKSLSAVREMDRDDVIDMLGVDLSPMRIKCAVLAEKVAQDGVAIHEGDEEIAETTTE, via the coding sequence ATGGGACCCGGCTCGGACATGTACCGCCAGCAGATCCTCGACCACTACAAGAACCCCCGCAACTACGGGGAACTCGAGGACGCGGACATCGAGCACGTCGGCGAGAACCCGATGTGCGGCGACACCATCAAGATGTTCCTCGAACTGGCGGACGACGACGAGACGATAGAGCGCGTCAGTTTCATCGGCGACGGCTGTGCCATCAGCCAGGCCTCGGCGAGCATGCTCTCCAGGGAGCTCCGGGGGAAGTCGCTGTCGGCCGTCCGGGAGATGGACCGCGACGACGTCATCGACATGCTCGGCGTCGACCTCAGCCCGATGCGAATCAAGTGCGCCGTCCTGGCCGAGAAGGTCGCACAGGACGGCGTCGCCATCCACGAGGGCGACGAGGAGATAGCGGAGACGACGACCGAGTAG
- a CDS encoding helix-turn-helix transcriptional regulator → MKDEDRQAVGIADLGDGRRSGFSRLLSELEQGSGDGVDLGTSSGGDAPAGPHPARQNIDLIEEALFADSPFRLDESIINEGLEEILLVLISMRTEDTNGKTLMSDLIRLFDAQLSPGTVYPTLHELEQDETLEMFELVRSKEYRVEDRAAARSKVTEAARQFLALGAFFYLSAGDL, encoded by the coding sequence ATGAAAGACGAGGATCGACAGGCGGTGGGGATCGCCGATCTGGGTGACGGACGACGGAGCGGGTTCTCCCGGTTGTTGTCCGAACTGGAGCAAGGCTCCGGGGATGGGGTCGATCTCGGCACGTCGTCGGGCGGTGACGCGCCGGCCGGCCCCCATCCGGCCCGGCAGAACATCGATCTGATCGAGGAGGCGCTGTTCGCCGACTCCCCGTTCCGGCTCGACGAGAGCATCATCAACGAAGGGCTGGAGGAGATCCTCCTGGTCCTCATCTCGATGCGGACCGAGGACACGAACGGCAAGACGCTCATGAGCGACCTCATCCGGCTGTTCGACGCCCAGCTCTCGCCCGGCACCGTCTACCCGACCCTCCACGAACTGGAGCAGGACGAGACCCTCGAGATGTTCGAACTCGTGCGCTCGAAGGAGTACCGGGTCGAGGACCGCGCGGCCGCCCGGTCGAAGGTCACCGAGGCCGCCAGACAGTTCCTCGCGCTCGGCGCGTTCTTCTACCTGTCGGCCGGCGACCTGTAA
- a CDS encoding DUF7500 family protein, with translation MTPDTPDDDPEEHRTEAEATPPDADEVAAVIDAEELPRLARLESDDRVSRLDEERFVVSTDPETDPSGQATDRPERAGADRSADGDGGHRPFDTDAAFAVSIAVETPNGRAETTIAHDDIRETFAELLRWYATAVEPDRDPAAVLSVLLREVDVEAP, from the coding sequence ATGACGCCCGATACCCCAGACGACGACCCCGAGGAGCATCGAACCGAGGCGGAGGCGACGCCACCTGACGCCGACGAGGTGGCGGCCGTAATCGACGCCGAGGAACTCCCGCGGTTGGCCCGACTCGAATCGGACGACCGGGTCAGCCGGCTGGACGAAGAGCGGTTCGTCGTCAGTACCGACCCCGAGACCGACCCCTCGGGGCAGGCCACCGACCGGCCCGAACGAGCGGGCGCCGACCGGAGCGCGGACGGGGACGGCGGCCACCGACCGTTCGATACGGACGCCGCCTTCGCGGTCTCGATTGCGGTCGAGACGCCGAACGGGCGCGCCGAGACGACGATTGCCCACGACGACATCCGGGAGACCTTCGCCGAACTCCTCCGCTGGTACGCGACCGCGGTCGAACCCGACCGCGACCCGGCGGCGGTGCTGTCGGTACTGCTCCGGGAGGTCGACGTCGAGGCTCCGTAG
- a CDS encoding archaellin/type IV pilin N-terminal domain-containing protein: MRELSDTDVDRGQVGIGTLIIFIALVLVAAVAAGVLVNTAGLLQSQAEDTGSDAQSEVSNQIDVVSATGTVSSSSVSTVELVVKKSPGSEPINLSKATVQYTSDSSSVTLENASSTSSTEFSMSDVSGTDGEVLDANSDRIRIEISTSSIEGGNGLAAGEEATLEVTDQSGASTIYGVNVPDVLTGKDYVRV, encoded by the coding sequence ATGAGGGAACTGTCCGACACCGACGTCGACCGCGGCCAGGTCGGTATCGGGACGCTCATCATCTTCATCGCACTCGTGCTCGTGGCCGCCGTCGCCGCGGGCGTGCTCGTCAACACGGCGGGCCTCCTGCAGTCGCAGGCCGAAGACACGGGGTCCGACGCACAGTCCGAGGTCTCGAACCAGATCGACGTCGTCTCCGCCACCGGTACGGTGTCCAGTAGTAGCGTCAGTACCGTCGAGCTGGTCGTCAAGAAATCGCCGGGCTCGGAACCGATCAACCTCTCGAAGGCGACGGTTCAGTACACGAGCGACAGTAGCTCGGTGACGCTGGAGAACGCCTCGAGCACGTCGTCGACCGAGTTCTCGATGTCGGACGTCTCCGGAACGGACGGGGAGGTCCTCGACGCCAACAGCGACCGAATCCGGATCGAGATATCGACGAGCAGCATCGAGGGGGGCAACGGTCTCGCCGCGGGCGAGGAGGCCACGCTGGAGGTCACCGACCAGTCCGGCGCCTCGACCATCTACGGCGTCAACGTCCCGGACGTCCTGACCGGCAAGGACTACGTGCGGGTCTGA
- a CDS encoding archaellin/type IV pilin N-terminal domain-containing protein, which yields MRELFDTDVDRGQVGIGTLIIFIALVLVAAVAAGVLVNTAGLLQSQAEDTGSDAQSEVSNQIDVVSATGTVSGGDVGTVELVVKKSPGSEPIDLSQATIEYTSDTSSVTLTQGGTADGTTFSTTDVSGTSGTVLDQNSDRIRITVDTSSIESSGLGAGEEATLEVTDQSGASTIYGVNVPDVLTGKDYVRV from the coding sequence ATGAGGGAACTGTTCGACACCGACGTCGACCGCGGCCAGGTCGGTATCGGGACGCTCATCATCTTCATCGCACTCGTGCTCGTGGCCGCCGTCGCCGCGGGCGTGCTCGTCAACACGGCGGGCCTCCTGCAGTCGCAGGCCGAGGACACCGGCTCCGACGCACAGTCCGAGGTCTCGAACCAGATCGACGTCGTCTCCGCCACCGGTACGGTCAGCGGGGGCGACGTCGGGACGGTCGAGCTGGTCGTCAAGAAGTCGCCGGGCTCGGAACCGATCGACCTCTCGCAGGCGACCATCGAGTACACGAGCGACACCAGTTCGGTGACGCTGACCCAGGGCGGGACCGCCGACGGGACGACGTTCTCGACGACGGACGTCTCCGGAACGTCGGGGACAGTCCTCGATCAGAACAGCGACCGGATCCGGATCACGGTCGACACCAGCAGCATCGAGTCCAGCGGGCTCGGTGCCGGTGAGGAAGCGACCCTGGAGGTCACCGACCAGTCCGGCGCCTCGACCATCTACGGCGTCAACGTCCCGGACGTCCTGACCGGCAAGGACTACGTGCGAGTGTGA